A region from the Mycolicibacterium litorale genome encodes:
- a CDS encoding PPOX class F420-dependent oxidoreductase, which yields MDEFSDDVLAFLSEGTRTGKLGYVAADGRPLVAPVWFIVDGGQLVFNTGRDTAKGRALRRDPRVVMCVDDQDPPYSFVQVQGVASLGEDPEELLDTATRIGGRYMGPDRAQEFGRRNGVPGELVVRLTPTKVIATFSVAE from the coding sequence ATGGACGAGTTCTCCGACGACGTGCTCGCCTTCCTGTCCGAGGGCACTCGGACCGGCAAGCTGGGTTACGTCGCGGCCGACGGCAGGCCCCTCGTCGCGCCGGTGTGGTTCATCGTCGACGGCGGTCAGCTGGTGTTCAACACCGGCCGTGACACCGCGAAAGGCCGTGCGCTGCGCCGCGACCCGAGGGTGGTGATGTGCGTCGACGACCAGGATCCGCCGTACTCCTTCGTCCAGGTGCAGGGCGTCGCGTCGCTCGGCGAGGACCCCGAGGAGCTGCTCGACACCGCGACCCGGATCGGCGGACGGTACATGGGTCCGGACCGCGCGCAGGAGTTCGGCCGCCGCAACGGCGTGCCGGGGGAGCTGGTCGTTCGGCTCACCCCGACGAAGGTCATCGCGACCTTCTCGGTCGCCGAGTGA
- a CDS encoding alpha/beta hydrolase family protein, giving the protein MPDVPGGDAGARGLPRRGDLTLRQRLIVDASATADVALRTGVASMVGAAMLPSVIGSALRPSTTRADAEHLRFYGELAAAQDPKVSFPAPTAPPRVVSRPANPVAEWTAHGRVHNIRFRSSFEAVNPALRERGRGFTRNNVVHAQHWRHDDGPHPTLCVIHGFMGSAYLFNGQFLSLPWFYRSGYDVVLYTLPFHGRRAEKYSPYSGYGYFANGFAGFAEAMAQAVHDFRSLVDYLEFTGVDRVAVTGISLGGFTSALLACVDDRIQAVIPNVPVVTPDRTVDEWFPANRLVALNRRIARLDPELEAAAARYPSPLNYQPLVPRDRRLIITGLGDRLAPPQQAEMLWEHWERCAFHWFPGNHLLHVSQPDYLRRMTRFLGDVMFS; this is encoded by the coding sequence ATGCCCGACGTGCCGGGGGGCGACGCCGGTGCCCGCGGCCTGCCGCGGCGCGGCGACCTCACGCTGCGCCAGCGTCTGATCGTCGACGCCTCGGCCACCGCCGACGTGGCGTTGCGCACCGGCGTCGCCTCGATGGTGGGCGCGGCGATGCTGCCTTCGGTGATCGGGTCGGCGCTGCGACCGTCGACCACGCGCGCCGACGCCGAACACCTACGGTTCTACGGCGAACTCGCCGCCGCCCAGGACCCGAAGGTGTCGTTTCCGGCGCCGACCGCACCGCCCCGCGTCGTCTCACGGCCCGCCAACCCGGTTGCCGAGTGGACCGCGCACGGCCGCGTCCACAACATCCGGTTCCGCAGCAGTTTCGAGGCGGTCAACCCGGCACTGCGCGAGCGTGGCCGTGGTTTCACGCGAAACAACGTCGTGCACGCCCAGCATTGGCGCCACGACGACGGCCCGCATCCGACGCTGTGCGTGATCCACGGGTTCATGGGTTCGGCCTATCTGTTCAACGGCCAGTTCCTCTCGCTGCCGTGGTTCTACCGCTCCGGCTACGACGTGGTGCTGTACACGCTCCCGTTCCACGGCCGGCGCGCCGAGAAGTACTCCCCCTACAGCGGATACGGCTACTTCGCGAACGGGTTCGCCGGATTCGCCGAGGCGATGGCCCAGGCGGTGCACGACTTCCGTTCTCTCGTCGACTATCTCGAGTTCACCGGCGTCGACCGGGTCGCGGTCACCGGAATCTCGCTCGGCGGGTTCACCTCGGCGCTGCTGGCGTGCGTCGACGACCGCATCCAGGCGGTCATCCCGAACGTGCCGGTGGTGACGCCGGATCGCACGGTCGACGAGTGGTTCCCCGCCAACAGGCTGGTGGCGCTCAACCGCCGGATCGCCCGCCTCGACCCCGAGCTCGAGGCAGCCGCGGCGCGGTATCCGTCACCGCTGAACTATCAGCCGCTGGTGCCGCGCGACCGCCGGTTGATCATCACCGGTCTCGGTGATCGACTGGCCCCGCCGCAGCAGGCCGAAATGCTGTGGGAACACTGGGAGCGCTGCGCGTTCCACTGGTTCCCCGGCAACCACCTGCTGCACGTCAGCCAACCGGACTACCTGCGCCGGATGACGCGCTTCCTGGGCGACGTCATGTTCAGCTGA
- the stf0 gene encoding trehalose 2-sulfotransferase: protein MPSQPTAYLVLASQRSGSTLLVESLRATGVAGEPQEFFQYLPKTSQAPQPREWFADVRDESILRLLDPLDEGKPDLAPATIWRDYIRTVGRTPNGIWGGKLMWNQTPLLLDRAADLPDRTGDGLLAAIRDVIGSDPVLVHVYRPDVISQAVSFWRAVQTRVWRGRPDPVRDARAEYHAGAIAHVVKMLRAQEEGWRTWFAEENVEPMDVPYPVLWRSLTEVVGDILEKLGQDRRLAPAPVLERQADQRSDEWVDRYRADAEKEGLPT, encoded by the coding sequence ATGCCTTCCCAGCCCACGGCATATCTGGTCCTCGCCTCGCAGCGCAGCGGCAGCACGCTGCTGGTGGAATCGCTGCGCGCCACCGGCGTCGCGGGCGAACCCCAGGAGTTCTTCCAGTACCTGCCCAAGACCAGTCAGGCGCCGCAGCCGCGGGAGTGGTTCGCCGACGTGCGGGACGAATCGATCCTGCGTCTGCTCGACCCCCTCGACGAGGGCAAGCCGGACCTCGCGCCCGCCACGATCTGGCGCGACTACATCCGCACGGTCGGCCGCACACCCAACGGCATCTGGGGCGGCAAGCTGATGTGGAATCAGACGCCGCTGCTCCTCGACCGGGCCGCGGATCTGCCCGACCGCACAGGCGACGGCCTGCTCGCCGCCATCCGCGACGTCATCGGCAGCGATCCCGTGCTGGTGCACGTGTACCGGCCCGACGTGATCTCCCAGGCGGTGTCGTTCTGGCGGGCCGTGCAGACCCGGGTGTGGCGCGGCCGCCCCGACCCGGTGCGCGACGCCCGCGCGGAGTACCACGCCGGCGCCATCGCCCACGTCGTGAAAATGCTTCGCGCACAAGAAGAAGGCTGGCGCACCTGGTTCGCCGAGGAGAACGTCGAACCGATGGACGTGCCGTACCCGGTACTGTGGCGCAGTTTGACCGAGGTCGTGGGCGACATCCTCGAGAAGCTCGGCCAGGACCGCAGGCTGGCTCCCGCGCCAGTGCTCGAGCGGCAGGCCGACCAGCGCTCCGACGAATGGGTGGACCGGTACCGCGCCGATGCGGAGAAGGAGGGCCTGCCGACGTGA
- a CDS encoding permease — translation MATHQGAEFASRRAVLAGVAVTAAVFVAGLCWAKWTPYLGKAAAAARTHEWPGKDILAVGGVHAGDAPSWAAATVFFEAYVLSIWPALVVALLLSACVQALVPRTWLSRLLNRRRAVATALAGGAASMPSMMCTCCAAPVAVTLRRSGVTRAAAVAYWLGNPLLNPAVLVFLLFVAPWQWTVTRLAVGVAAVVGTAVVVGVLTRRDDRRELPSALTGGLDDAAPGEPAPRRFVTALLRLCLVLLPEYLVIVLLIGAGRGWLLSLIEPANRGLLVVVVAAVLGTLLVIPTAGEIPILHGLAVLGVSTGVLGALLITLPAVSLPGAAMVVRGFGWKTVGVTAGMVMAAGLVGAAMLSVLA, via the coding sequence ATGGCCACACACCAGGGCGCCGAGTTCGCGTCCCGCCGCGCGGTGCTGGCCGGCGTCGCGGTCACGGCCGCTGTCTTCGTGGCGGGGCTGTGCTGGGCGAAGTGGACGCCGTACCTCGGCAAGGCGGCGGCGGCCGCACGCACCCACGAGTGGCCGGGGAAGGACATCCTCGCGGTCGGGGGTGTCCACGCGGGCGATGCCCCGAGCTGGGCCGCGGCGACTGTGTTCTTCGAGGCGTACGTGCTGTCGATCTGGCCGGCGCTGGTGGTCGCCCTGCTGCTGAGCGCCTGTGTGCAGGCTCTGGTTCCGCGCACCTGGCTGTCGCGACTGCTCAACCGTCGCCGTGCCGTGGCGACCGCGCTGGCCGGCGGCGCGGCGAGCATGCCGTCGATGATGTGCACCTGCTGCGCGGCGCCCGTGGCCGTGACGCTGCGACGCAGCGGCGTGACCAGGGCGGCCGCGGTGGCGTACTGGCTGGGCAACCCGTTGCTCAACCCCGCGGTGCTGGTCTTCCTGCTGTTCGTCGCGCCCTGGCAGTGGACGGTGACCAGGCTGGCGGTCGGTGTCGCGGCGGTCGTGGGCACCGCCGTCGTGGTGGGTGTGCTGACGCGGCGGGACGACCGTCGCGAACTGCCGAGCGCCCTCACCGGCGGTCTCGACGACGCCGCACCGGGAGAGCCCGCTCCCCGGCGCTTCGTCACGGCGCTGCTGCGGCTGTGCCTGGTGCTGCTGCCCGAATACCTCGTGATCGTGCTGCTGATCGGGGCCGGCCGGGGCTGGCTGCTGTCACTGATCGAACCGGCGAACCGGGGCCTGCTGGTGGTGGTGGTCGCGGCGGTGCTGGGCACGCTGCTCGTCATCCCCACGGCGGGGGAGATCCCGATCCTGCACGGTCTCGCGGTGCTCGGCGTGTCGACGGGCGTGCTCGGCGCGCTGCTGATCACGCTTCCGGCGGTGAGCCTGCCCGGCGCCGCGATGGTGGTGCGCGGCTTCGGGTGGAAGACGGTCGGCGTGACCGCGGGCATGGTGATGGCGGCGGGGCTTGTCGGTGCGGCGATGCTGAGCGTGCTGGCGTGA
- a CDS encoding phosphatase PAP2 family protein: protein MWIGYAQHWTWLADADLAALDPMHRIGVAHPGWVNAWDLYCTLAGPTMLRLVGVGVIAVALIRRRWRTAVFLLITVEFCGLLLVAVKAIADRPRPATALVSAYSTSFPSGHALGVMVCVLAYLTVLLPLLRPSVRAWSVAVGVVVIATIGVGRVVLNVHHPSDVVAGWALGYAYFVVCLLLYPPRVSRADGTPAVPGIAR from the coding sequence ATGTGGATCGGCTACGCGCAGCACTGGACGTGGCTGGCCGATGCCGACCTCGCGGCGCTGGATCCGATGCACCGGATCGGGGTCGCTCACCCCGGCTGGGTGAATGCCTGGGACCTCTACTGCACGCTGGCGGGGCCGACGATGCTGCGGCTCGTGGGGGTCGGCGTCATCGCCGTCGCACTGATCCGGCGTCGATGGCGCACCGCGGTCTTCCTGCTGATCACCGTCGAGTTCTGCGGATTGCTGCTCGTCGCGGTGAAGGCGATCGCCGACCGGCCACGGCCAGCCACCGCCCTGGTGAGTGCCTACTCGACCTCGTTCCCGTCGGGTCACGCCCTCGGTGTGATGGTCTGCGTACTGGCCTATCTCACCGTGCTGCTGCCGCTGTTGCGCCCGTCGGTGCGCGCCTGGTCCGTCGCCGTCGGCGTGGTGGTCATCGCGACGATCGGGGTGGGCAGGGTCGTGCTCAACGTGCACCACCCCTCCGACGTCGTCGCCGGCTGGGCCCTCGGCTACGCGTACTTCGTCGTCTGTCTGCTGCTGTACCCGCCGCGCGTCAGTCGAGCCGACGGAACACCGGCAGTACCCGGTATTGCGCG
- the cysC gene encoding adenylyl-sulfate kinase has product MGREQPTRQLLRITTAGSVDDGKSTLIGRLLHDTDSLPLDHLEAVTDEEGVADLAALSDGLRAEREQGITIDVAYRFFSTANRSYILSDTPGHERYTRNMFTGASNAHVAVLLVDARAGVLRQTNRHARIAKLLGIKHFVATVNKIDLVDFDKDRFTAVHDQLRQLSARLGGLDVTVIPIAAKHGDNVVHRSRRTPWYDGPTLLEYLEGVELTAPQPEPAKLRLPVQWVSRPTAQQRRRYTGRLSAGTLSVGDTVVSLPAGTRSTVTVVDTLDDDRTTAVAPLSVSIELADDIDVGRGDVFVSGAEDATLPVLARELDAAVCWFSDAPLRAGDRLALKQGTRTVRATVQALHSRLDPETLDEFDNPVELVLNDIGSVTLRTSSVVVADAYADNRDSGAFILIDESSNDTVGAGTILEPREVRPGAQTRNDIRWHPSSLDRGHRWSSTGQRGATIWFTGLPASGKSTLAVAVERALVESGQVAYLLDGDNIRHGLSDDLGFSAGDRAENIRRVGHLTRLFADAGVVALASLVSPLKSDREIARTLNDAAKLPFIEVYVATPVEECEKRDPKGLYARARAGELKGLTGVDAPYEPPDDPDLVLDTTGADISELVARVIELLDRRR; this is encoded by the coding sequence ATGGGGCGAGAGCAGCCGACCCGCCAGCTGCTGCGCATCACCACCGCCGGATCGGTCGACGACGGCAAGAGCACGCTGATCGGCCGGCTGCTGCACGACACCGACAGCCTGCCGCTCGACCACCTCGAAGCCGTCACCGACGAAGAGGGCGTTGCCGATCTGGCCGCGCTGTCGGACGGGCTGCGCGCAGAACGCGAACAGGGCATCACCATCGACGTCGCCTACCGGTTCTTCTCGACCGCGAACCGCAGCTACATCCTGTCCGACACGCCCGGACACGAGCGCTACACCCGCAACATGTTCACCGGCGCATCCAACGCGCACGTCGCCGTCCTGCTCGTCGACGCGCGGGCCGGTGTGCTCCGGCAGACCAACCGGCACGCCCGCATCGCAAAGCTGTTGGGCATCAAACACTTCGTCGCGACCGTGAACAAGATCGACCTCGTCGACTTCGACAAGGACCGCTTCACCGCCGTACACGACCAGCTGCGGCAGCTGTCGGCGCGCCTGGGCGGGCTCGACGTCACGGTCATCCCGATCGCCGCCAAACACGGCGACAACGTCGTGCACCGCTCGCGGCGGACACCCTGGTACGACGGTCCCACGCTGCTGGAGTACCTCGAGGGTGTGGAACTGACGGCGCCGCAACCCGAACCGGCGAAACTGCGGCTCCCGGTCCAGTGGGTGTCGCGGCCCACCGCCCAGCAGCGCCGCCGCTACACCGGGCGGCTGTCGGCGGGCACATTGAGCGTCGGGGACACGGTCGTCAGCCTGCCCGCGGGCACCCGCTCGACCGTGACCGTGGTCGACACCCTCGACGACGACCGGACCACGGCCGTCGCCCCGCTGTCGGTGTCGATCGAACTCGCCGACGACATCGACGTCGGCCGCGGCGACGTGTTCGTCAGCGGCGCTGAGGATGCCACGCTTCCCGTCCTGGCCCGGGAACTGGACGCGGCGGTGTGCTGGTTCTCCGACGCCCCGCTGCGGGCCGGTGACCGGCTGGCGCTCAAACAGGGCACCCGCACGGTGCGCGCCACCGTGCAGGCCCTGCACAGCAGGCTCGATCCCGAGACGCTCGACGAATTCGACAACCCGGTCGAGTTGGTGCTCAACGACATCGGGTCGGTGACGCTGCGCACGAGTTCGGTCGTGGTGGCCGACGCGTACGCCGACAACCGGGACAGCGGTGCGTTCATCCTCATCGACGAGTCGAGCAACGACACGGTCGGCGCGGGCACGATCCTCGAGCCGCGCGAGGTCAGGCCGGGGGCGCAGACACGCAACGACATCCGTTGGCACCCTTCGTCGCTCGACCGTGGCCACCGGTGGAGTTCGACAGGTCAGCGCGGTGCGACGATCTGGTTCACCGGTCTGCCGGCGTCGGGCAAGTCGACGCTCGCCGTGGCCGTCGAACGTGCCCTCGTGGAGTCCGGTCAGGTGGCGTATCTACTCGACGGCGACAACATCCGGCACGGGCTGTCGGACGACCTCGGCTTCTCGGCGGGTGACCGCGCCGAGAACATCCGCCGCGTCGGGCACCTCACCCGCCTGTTCGCCGATGCCGGGGTCGTCGCGCTGGCCTCGCTCGTGTCGCCGCTGAAGTCCGACCGCGAGATCGCCCGCACCCTCAACGACGCGGCCAAGCTACCGTTCATCGAGGTCTATGTGGCCACCCCGGTCGAGGAGTGCGAGAAGCGCGACCCGAAGGGCCTTTACGCCCGCGCCCGCGCCGGTGAGCTCAAGGGGCTGACCGGTGTGGACGCACCCTACGAACCGCCCGACGATCCGGATCTGGTGCTCGACACCACCGGCGCCGACATCTCCGAACTCGTGGCCCGGGTCATCGAGCTGCTCGACCGCAGACGCTGA
- the cysD gene encoding sulfate adenylyltransferase subunit CysD yields MTITDLDALRVDELRLLEAEAVHIIREVVAELERPVLLFSAGKDSIVLLRLAEKAFRPAPLPFPVMHVDTGHNFDEVIEFRDRRVTGHGHKLIVASVQESIDKGRVPDPGPGASRNRQQTRTLLDALEEGGFDVAFGGARRDEERARAKERILSFRDEFGQWDPRAQRPEPWSLYNGRIKKGEQVRVFPLSNWTELDVWRYIQLEGLELPSIYFAHQREVFARDGILLAVSQYAQPRDGETSAVEWVRYRTVGDLTITGAVRSQATDIERVIAEISAATVSERGETRADDRTSAAAMEDRKREGYF; encoded by the coding sequence GTGACGATCACCGACCTCGACGCTCTCCGCGTCGACGAACTGCGACTGCTGGAAGCCGAGGCGGTGCACATCATCCGCGAGGTGGTCGCCGAACTCGAACGCCCGGTCCTGCTGTTCAGCGCGGGTAAGGACTCGATCGTGCTGCTGCGGTTGGCGGAGAAGGCGTTTCGGCCCGCGCCGCTGCCGTTCCCGGTGATGCACGTCGACACCGGGCACAACTTCGACGAGGTCATCGAGTTCCGCGACCGCCGGGTCACCGGGCACGGCCACAAACTCATCGTCGCCTCGGTGCAGGAGTCCATCGACAAAGGGCGCGTGCCCGATCCCGGTCCCGGCGCATCACGCAACCGCCAGCAGACCCGCACCCTGCTCGACGCGCTGGAGGAGGGCGGTTTCGACGTGGCGTTCGGCGGCGCCCGCCGCGACGAGGAGCGCGCCCGGGCCAAGGAACGCATCCTGAGTTTCCGCGACGAGTTCGGACAGTGGGATCCGCGCGCCCAGCGGCCCGAGCCGTGGTCGCTGTACAACGGGCGCATCAAGAAGGGTGAGCAGGTCCGCGTCTTCCCGCTGAGCAACTGGACCGAACTCGACGTGTGGCGCTACATCCAGCTCGAAGGCCTCGAGCTGCCGTCGATCTACTTCGCCCACCAGCGTGAGGTTTTCGCCCGCGACGGCATCCTGCTGGCGGTGTCGCAGTACGCGCAGCCCCGCGACGGGGAGACCTCCGCGGTCGAGTGGGTGCGCTACCGCACGGTCGGCGACCTCACCATCACCGGTGCGGTGCGGTCGCAGGCCACCGACATCGAGCGCGTGATCGCCGAGATCTCCGCGGCCACCGTGTCCGAACGCGGGGAGACCCGCGCCGACGACCGCACGTCCGCCGCCGCCATGGAGGACCGCAAACGCGAGGGGTACTTCTGA
- a CDS encoding sulfatase, with protein MTSPQRANVLIVHWHDLGRYLGAYGHDDVHSPRLDRFAAESILFTRAHATAPLCSPSRGSLFTGRYPQGNGLVGLAHHGWEYRTGVRTLPHVLSENGWHTALFGMQHETSYPAKLGFAEFDVSNSYCEYVVERATDWLRDAPRQPFLLTAGFFETHRPYPRDRYEPADASTVELPDYLPDDDAVRQDLAEFYGSITVADAAVGQLLDTLESTGLDRTTWVVFMTDHGPALPRAKSTLYDAGTGIAMIIRPPRDAGIAPGVYEDLFSGVDLLPTLLDVLGVDIPAEVDGLSHADNLLGGPEKAREIRTAVYTTKTYHDSFDPIRAIRTKEYSYIENYASRPLLDLPWDIAESAPGRIVGPRARTPRPERELYDLRADPTEQHNLLTSENKINAETIAGDLALLLDDWRVKTNDVIPSDFAGTRISDRYTETYLRIHGREVTSRSAIAAERGIEDERRPAQ; from the coding sequence GTGACATCTCCGCAGCGCGCCAACGTGCTGATCGTCCACTGGCACGATCTCGGGCGCTATCTCGGCGCCTACGGACACGACGACGTCCACAGTCCGCGCCTCGACCGCTTCGCCGCCGAGAGCATCCTGTTCACCCGGGCGCACGCGACCGCCCCGCTGTGCTCACCGTCGCGGGGGTCGCTGTTCACGGGCCGTTATCCGCAGGGCAACGGCCTGGTGGGGCTGGCACACCACGGCTGGGAGTACCGCACCGGCGTCCGCACCCTGCCCCACGTCCTGTCCGAAAACGGTTGGCACACCGCCCTGTTCGGCATGCAACACGAGACGTCGTATCCGGCGAAGCTGGGTTTCGCCGAATTCGACGTGTCCAACTCGTACTGCGAATACGTCGTCGAGCGCGCCACCGACTGGCTGCGCGACGCACCGCGGCAACCGTTCCTGCTCACCGCGGGGTTCTTCGAGACCCACCGCCCCTACCCACGGGACCGCTACGAACCCGCCGACGCCTCGACCGTCGAACTGCCCGACTACCTGCCCGACGACGACGCGGTGCGCCAGGACCTCGCCGAGTTCTACGGGTCCATCACGGTCGCCGACGCCGCGGTCGGACAACTCCTCGACACACTGGAGAGCACCGGCCTCGACCGCACCACCTGGGTGGTGTTCATGACCGACCACGGTCCCGCGCTGCCGCGGGCCAAGTCCACCCTCTACGACGCGGGTACCGGCATCGCGATGATCATCCGGCCGCCGCGCGACGCGGGGATCGCCCCGGGCGTGTACGAGGACCTGTTCAGTGGTGTCGATCTGCTGCCCACCCTGCTCGACGTGCTCGGCGTCGACATCCCCGCGGAAGTGGACGGCCTTTCGCACGCCGACAATTTGCTGGGCGGTCCGGAAAAGGCGCGAGAGATTCGCACCGCGGTGTACACGACGAAGACGTATCACGATTCTTTCGATCCCATCCGGGCCATTCGCACCAAGGAATACAGTTACATCGAGAATTACGCGAGTCGACCGCTGCTCGACCTGCCCTGGGACATCGCCGAAAGCGCCCCTGGCCGCATCGTCGGACCGCGCGCCCGCACGCCACGGCCGGAGCGGGAACTGTACGACCTGCGCGCCGACCCGACGGAGCAACACAACCTGCTGACGTCGGAGAACAAGATCAACGCCGAGACGATCGCGGGTGATCTCGCACTCCTGCTCGACGACTGGCGCGTGAAAACGAACGACGTCATTCCTTCGGATTTCGCGGGCACTCGGATATCGGACCGCTACACCGAGACGTATCTGCGAATTCACGGACGGGAAGTCACCAGCCGCTCGGCCATCGCCGCCGAACGTGGAATCGAGGACGAGCGCCGCCCGGCGCAATGA
- the eccE gene encoding type VII secretion protein EccE has translation MTARITLALLFVIPAALAYPWRTAADRWVLGVAVAAVIVLFAWWRGLFVTDIVRRRIAIVSRNRRGGHTRRATPDLATVTLRVDGAASSELPLPLLAGYVDRYGVRAHKVRVVSRDAAGERTTWIALTVAAKDNLAALQARSTRLPLRETTEIAARRLTDHLREVGWTVTPVDDAESPVPRAARETWRGLRGEDGYVAAYRVAVDERLADTLDAVAAYPSAETWTAVDLVGSPRRPKAIVGCTLRTADKPAARAPLTGLTPQRGRQRPAVEALHPLTDDRLEGPATPVTEELLHGLRWPVDRRRAAEPVGTGASDTA, from the coding sequence ATGACGGCCCGGATCACCTTGGCGCTGCTGTTCGTCATCCCGGCGGCGCTGGCCTATCCGTGGCGGACGGCCGCCGACCGCTGGGTCCTCGGCGTGGCGGTCGCCGCCGTCATCGTGCTGTTCGCCTGGTGGAGAGGTCTTTTCGTCACAGACATCGTGCGGCGTCGCATCGCGATCGTCTCCCGGAACCGCCGCGGCGGCCACACCCGCCGCGCTACCCCGGATCTGGCGACGGTGACGCTGCGCGTCGACGGTGCCGCATCGAGCGAGCTGCCGCTGCCGCTGCTCGCCGGATACGTCGACCGCTACGGGGTGCGGGCCCACAAAGTACGCGTCGTGAGCCGGGACGCGGCCGGCGAGCGGACGACATGGATCGCGCTTACGGTCGCTGCGAAGGACAATCTGGCTGCGCTGCAAGCCCGTTCGACCCGGCTGCCGCTGCGCGAGACCACCGAGATCGCCGCCCGCCGGCTCACCGACCACCTGCGCGAGGTGGGATGGACGGTGACGCCGGTCGACGACGCCGAGTCGCCGGTGCCGCGCGCGGCGCGGGAGACGTGGCGCGGACTGCGCGGTGAGGACGGCTATGTCGCGGCGTACCGGGTGGCCGTCGACGAGCGGTTGGCCGACACCCTCGACGCCGTCGCGGCATATCCGTCGGCCGAGACGTGGACGGCCGTCGACCTCGTCGGCAGCCCCCGCCGTCCGAAGGCGATCGTGGGATGCACGCTGCGCACCGCCGACAAGCCGGCCGCCCGTGCCCCGCTGACCGGTCTGACCCCGCAGCGCGGTAGGCAGCGGCCCGCGGTCGAGGCGCTGCACCCCCTCACCGACGACCGGCTCGAGGGCCCGGCCACACCGGTGACCGAGGAGTTGCTGCACGGGCTGCGCTGGCCGGTCGATCGTCGCCGGGCAGCGGAACCCGTGGGCACCGGAGCGTCCGACACCGCGTGA